The Sinorhizobium fredii USDA 257 region AAATGCGGGGCTGACATTTGCGGCGCGCGCAGCTCAGCTAGACGAGCGGGCCCTGGAGCGTCCGCTGGAGGAAGCAGGTGCGTCGCCGACCGAAGTTGCGCTGGCGCTCGCCGAAGCAAAGGCGAGGGATGTCTCGCGCCATTTCGATGGAGCACTGGTGATCGGCAGCGACCAGACGATGTCGCTTGGGGCCCGCGTCTATCACAAGCCGAAGGACATGGCGGAAGCCGCCGAGCATCTCTTGTCGCTCGCCGGCGAGACGCACAGCCTGAACAGCGCGATCGTGATCGTCCGCGATGGCGATGTCCTCTGGCGGCACGTCTCGACGGCGCATATGACGGTCAGGCCCTTGGACCGGACCTTTGTCGAACGGCATCTGAAGCGGGTCGGGGAGAAGGCGCTTTCGAGCGTCGGCGCCTATCAGCTCGAAGGCGAGGGGATCCAGCTCTTCGAGAAGATCGACGGCGATTACTTTACCATTTTGGGCCTGCCGATGCTGCCGCTCCTTTCCAAACTGCGCGAATTGGGATCGATCGATGCGTGATTCACGTGAAACATTTGTTAACCATGCCTTCGTCACGGGCTGTCCGATCAGGCATTCGCGCTCGCCGCTGATTCACGGCTATTGGCTGAAGCAGTTCGGAATTGCCGGAAGCTACCGGGCTTACGAAGTGACCCCGGAGGCATTCCCGGATTTCATGCGCCAGTTGCGGGACGGCAGCGCCGGCTTCTGCGGCGGCAATGTCACCATCCCCCACAAGGAGATGGCATATGAGCTTGCCGACCGGCCGGATGAGCTGAGCGCCGAGCTTGGCGCCGCCAACACGCTCTGGCTCGAGGACGGAAAGATCTCAGCGACGAATACGGACGGGCGTGGCTTCGTCGCCAATCTGGACGAGCGCGCCAGCGGCTGGGACCGGAGCTCGACGGCGGTCATCCTCGGCGCCGGCGGCGCCAGTCGCGCCGTGATCCAGGCCGTCCGCGATCGCGGCGTCAAGACGATCCACGTGGTGAACCGCACCGCCGCCAGGGCGCAGGAACTGGCCGACCGGTTCGGCCGCGCCGTTGAGGCTCATCCGGTAGCCGCACTTTCCGAAGTTATGGCCGGCGCCGGCCTGTTCGTGAACACGACGTCGCTCGGCATGGACGGCGAGCCGGTGCCATCAATCGATTTCTCGCCCTTGGCAAGCGGCGCCGTGGTCACCGATATCGTCTATGTGCCGCTGAAGACACCGCTCCTTTACCAGGCCGAAGCGCAGGGCTTCCGCATCGTCGACGGGCTTGGCATGCTCTTGCATCAGGCAGTGCCCGGATTCGAGAAATGGTTCGGTCAGAGACCGGTTGTCGATGAAACGCTTCGGCAAATCATCATCGAGGATATGGACGTTCACGCATGATCATCGTCGGGCTCACGGGCTCCATCGGCATGGGAAAAACGACAGCGGCTCAGATGTTTCGGGAGCTCGGCGTACCGGCGAGCGACGCGGACGAGGTGGTCCACGACCTCTATCGCGGCGAAGCGGTCGCCCCGGTCGAAGCAGCCTTCCCGGGTGTCGCAAAGGACGGCGTCATCGACCGGGCGGAACTCTCCCGGCAACTGCTTGCGCAACCGGAGCGGCTTGGCGAACTGGAGCGGATCGTCCACCCGCTCGTTCGCGCCAAGGAAATGGAATTCATCGCCCGGCACAAGGCGGCCGGGGCGCCTTTTGTTCTTCTCGATATTCCCCTACTTTTCGAGACCAGGGCCGAAAAGCGGGTGGATCGGGTCGTCGTCGTCAGCTGCGATGCGGAGAGTCAGAGAGAGCGCGTCATGAAGCGCCCGGGCATGACCGCGGAGAAATTCGCGATGATCCTCGCGCGGCAAGTGCCCGACAGCGACAAGCGCGCCAGAGCGGACTATGTGATCGACACAAGCAACAGTTTCGACGTCACCCGCGAGCAGGTTCGGGCCATTGTCGATCGATTGCGCGCGGGCCGGCACTGATCTGGGCCAACCAATGGGCTTCAATTGGCAAAAGAACGACATTAGAATCGCGTGCAAGAGTGGCCGTGATTCGCCGAGCGCCCGCCTTTAGGAAAATCCATGCGTGAGATCATTTTCGATACGGAAACGACTGGCCTCGACAGCCGCGAGGACCGGGTCATCGAGATCGGTGGCGTCGAGCTCGAGAACCAGTTTCCAACTGGGCGGACGATCCATCTCTATATCAATCCCGGCGCCCGCAAGGTCCACCCCGACGCGCTCGCCGTGCACGGCATCACCGACGACTTCCTCAAGGATAAACCGTCCTTTGCCGACGTCGTCGAGGAGATCGTCGATTTCTTCGGCGACGCGCGTTGGGTGGCGCACAACGCCACCTTCGACATCGGCTTCATCAATGCGGAGTTCGATCGCTTGGGACTGTCGCCGATTGCCATCGATCGGGTGACCGACACGTTGTCGCTGGCGCGGCGAAAGCACCCGATGGGTCCGAACTCGCTCGACGCCCTCTGCCGCCGCTATGGCGTCGACAATTCGCATCGCGCCAAGCACGGCGCCCTTCTCGACTCCGAACTACTCGCCGAAGTCTATATCGAGATGATCGGCGGCCGGCAGGCGGCTCTCGGACTCGTCACCAGTGAGATCGGCGGTCTTGCCGTACAGGCGGACGACGGCCCGATCATTGTCATGCAAAGGGAGCGGTTGCTGGCGCCGCGCCTGACGGAGGCAGAAATCGCCGCCCATGCGGCTCTTGTTTCGAAGATCGGCGCCAAGGCGATCTGGGTGAAATACGGCCGCTAGGACATGTCGTCCAAAGGGCGAAGCGGTAGCGCTGGCTCAGCTTGAAAACAAAAACCCGGCGCGAGCCGGGTTTTCCATCACTATCCGAATTGGGATGCGTCAGTTGGTCGTCGTGTTGCTGTTGGCGACCTGAGCACGGACCTTCTCTTCTGCCATGCGCTGAGCGAACATCTGCGCGAAATCGATCGGATCGATCATCAGCGGCGGGAAACCACCGTTGCGGGTCGCGTCGGCGACGATCTGACGGGCAAAGGGGAACAGCAGGCGCGGGCACTCGATGAAGAGCAGCGGCAGCATGTGCTCCTGCGGGAAGCCCGAAACTCGGAAGACGCCGCCGTAGGCGAGTTCGACATTGAACAGCACCTTGTCGCCGTCCTGCGCCTGGGCGTTCAGCGAGAGAACGACGTCGAAATCGTTCTCCGCGAGCGGGTTGGCATTGACGTTGACATTGATGTTGATCGACGGCGCGTGCTCGCGGGCCTGGAGCGAACGCGGTGCGCCGGGGTTCTCGAAGGAGAAGTCCTTGACATACTGGGCCAGGATATTGAGCGACGGGGTCTGCTGGGCGGCGCCGCCGTTGCCGTTGGATGCGGTATCAGTCGTCATAAGAGTTTCCTCGGACTTCGAATTGGTGAGGCCGTCTAGCATTTCGGTCCTGGGCTTACAACCCTCGAAGCCCGGACCGGTTCCCCGGAATGAAGGGCGATTCAAGCCCTCCTCGGCCGGAATCATTATGGCCCCTGATCTAACGAGAAATCCGGTTGCTCGGTGGCGGGGAACCGTCTCCGTCCTCGTCTTTCCTGGAGAACTCGTCCGTATCGAGATCGATGATCGTCGGCCTGTGCGGCGGTCGGTCGTTCCCGCCGCCGCCATAATAGAAGCCGCTTCCCGTCGTCAGGATCGTCAGCCGCGTCTGTAGGAAGGAAGCGATGGCGCGCCTGACCGGGGGCAGGAAGAGGACCAGGCCGGCAATATCGGTGATGAAGCCGGGAACGATCAGCAGGATCGCCGCAATGAAGATGAGCGCACCGCCAAGAAGATCCGGGCCGGGATCCTTTCCTGCCCGCGCCGCTTCCTGTACACGGCGCAAAGTGCCGAGCCCCTGGATGCGGAGAAGCAAGACGCCGGCAACTCCGCTCAACAGGACGAGGAGCAGCGTCATCGCCAAGCCGAGCTCCCGGCCGACGACAACGAAACCGGTAATCTCTGCGATCGGCAGACCGAGAATGACGAGAGGAATGATCACCGAACGCATTGATCGTGCTCGCAAGAAGATGAGTGCAATTGATCAGTCTCCGGTTTATGGGTGCGACATCGCCATTTGAATGGTTTATCCTTGCGGACTATATGGAACACCAAGATAAATTCTAACAGCGGTTCCGGGTGGAAATGGGCTCTTTTGACTTCATCACGTTTTTTTCCTGATCGCAGCTGTGGTCATCTTCTTGCAATTGCGCAGCGTCCTTGGCCGCAGGACAGGAAATGAACGACCGCCTTTCGATCCCTATTCGCCGCGCGAGGCGCAGGGTCCGGAGGCGAGAGACAATGGCAAGGTCGTGCAGCTCCCTCGCCGCGAGAGCACTGCGGAGGACGAGTCGCGCTACGCCGCCATCGATGGCTTTTCGAAGCCCGGTACGCCTTTGAATGCCCAACTGAGGGCGCTCAGCGACGCAGATCCCAGCTTCCAGCCCGCCGAATTCCTCAACGGCGCGAAGATGGCCTACGAGATGATCGTCATGGCTTTCGCCGATGGCGACCGCAAGACACTTAAAGGGCTCCTGTCCCGCGAGGTCTATGAGGGCTTCGAAGCGGCGATCGCCGAACGGGAAAGCAAGGGCGAGGTGGTCAAGTCGACCTTTGTCGGCATCGAAAAGGCCGACCTCGTCCATGCGGAACTCAAGGACAGCGAAGAGAACGTCACGGTCCGCATCATCAGCCAACTCATCTCCGCCACCTACGACAAGCAAGGCAAGCTGATCGACGGTGATGCCGATTCGGTTGCCGAAGTGAACGACCTCTGGACGTTTGCGCGCGATGCCCGATCGCGCGACCCAAACTGGAAGCTGATCGCCACCGAATCGGAAAATTGACCGCAAGGGGCGATAATGGCCTTTGATCTCGAACCGGTCGCCTTCTCGGAATTGCCGGGGTGGCAACAGGATGACCCGACTCCCGTCATCGACGCGCTGCGCCGCTGTCAGCATCAGGTGACGGCGGTCAAGCCGTACAGGACTGGCTCTCTCGGTGTTTCGGTTGCCGATCTGCTGCCCGTCTTCGAGGCGGCCGGGGCGGTTTTTTCAAGCGCGCCGGAAGCGCGGAAGTTCTTCGAAGGTCATTTCGTGCCCTTCCGCATCCGGCCTGCGGACAGAAGGCCAGGCTTCGTCACCGCCTTTTACGAACCAGAGGTTGAGGTTCGCGCCATCGCCGACGAGGCATTCCGCTTTCCCTTCTACCGGCGCCCCGCCGACCTCGTTGATATCGACGATACGAACCGGCCGGAAGGCATGGATCCCTATTTCGCCTTCGGCCGGCTGCGTGACGGCAGGATTGAGGAGTATCCCGATCGCCGGACGATCGAGGAGGGCCTGCTCCTGGGCCAAGGCTTGGAGATCGCCTACGCCCGCTCGAAAGTCGATGTCTTTTTCGTCCATGTCCAAGGTGCGGCCCGGCTCGTTTATCCGGATGGATCGCGCCGCCGCATCACCTATGCGGCGAAGACCGGGCATCGCTTTTCCGCCATCGGCAAGCTCTTGATCGAGCGCGGCGAAATCGACGCGGCGACCGTTTCGATGACGAGCATCCGCGGCTGGCTCGTGGCCCATCCGGAAGAGGTTGACGAGGTCCTCTGGCACAATCGCTCCTTCATCTTCTTCCGCGAAGCACCCGTCGGAGATGAAAAGCTCGGACCGGTGGCCGCGGCCAAGGTGCCACTCGAGCCGGGACGGTCGCTTGCGGTCGACCGCCTGATCCACACTTTTGGGGTTCCTTTCTATATTGCCAGCGAAACCCTTACCCATCTCGATGGCGGCCGTCCCTTCGGACGGCTGATGCTTGCGCTCGATACGGGTTCGGCGATTGTCGGGCCGGCGCGCGGGGATATCTTCACGGGATCGGGCGAGATGGCCGGCGCGCTTGCCGGCTCCGTGCGCAACGATGCCGATTTCTACATCCTTGTGCCGCGCGCGGCTGCCGCCCGATATCGCCATGGCTAG contains the following coding sequences:
- a CDS encoding Maf-like protein, with translation MKSSLVLASASPFRRALLENAGLTFAARAAQLDERALERPLEEAGASPTEVALALAEAKARDVSRHFDGALVIGSDQTMSLGARVYHKPKDMAEAAEHLLSLAGETHSLNSAIVIVRDGDVLWRHVSTAHMTVRPLDRTFVERHLKRVGEKALSSVGAYQLEGEGIQLFEKIDGDYFTILGLPMLPLLSKLRELGSIDA
- a CDS encoding shikimate dehydrogenase — protein: MRDSRETFVNHAFVTGCPIRHSRSPLIHGYWLKQFGIAGSYRAYEVTPEAFPDFMRQLRDGSAGFCGGNVTIPHKEMAYELADRPDELSAELGAANTLWLEDGKISATNTDGRGFVANLDERASGWDRSSTAVILGAGGASRAVIQAVRDRGVKTIHVVNRTAARAQELADRFGRAVEAHPVAALSEVMAGAGLFVNTTSLGMDGEPVPSIDFSPLASGAVVTDIVYVPLKTPLLYQAEAQGFRIVDGLGMLLHQAVPGFEKWFGQRPVVDETLRQIIIEDMDVHA
- the coaE gene encoding dephospho-CoA kinase (Dephospho-CoA kinase (CoaE) performs the final step in coenzyme A biosynthesis.), whose protein sequence is MIIVGLTGSIGMGKTTAAQMFRELGVPASDADEVVHDLYRGEAVAPVEAAFPGVAKDGVIDRAELSRQLLAQPERLGELERIVHPLVRAKEMEFIARHKAAGAPFVLLDIPLLFETRAEKRVDRVVVVSCDAESQRERVMKRPGMTAEKFAMILARQVPDSDKRARADYVIDTSNSFDVTREQVRAIVDRLRAGRH
- the dnaQ gene encoding DNA polymerase III subunit epsilon, producing MREIIFDTETTGLDSREDRVIEIGGVELENQFPTGRTIHLYINPGARKVHPDALAVHGITDDFLKDKPSFADVVEEIVDFFGDARWVAHNATFDIGFINAEFDRLGLSPIAIDRVTDTLSLARRKHPMGPNSLDALCRRYGVDNSHRAKHGALLDSELLAEVYIEMIGGRQAALGLVTSEIGGLAVQADDGPIIVMQRERLLAPRLTEAEIAAHAALVSKIGAKAIWVKYGR
- the secB gene encoding protein-export chaperone SecB; its protein translation is MTTDTASNGNGGAAQQTPSLNILAQYVKDFSFENPGAPRSLQAREHAPSININVNVNANPLAENDFDVVLSLNAQAQDGDKVLFNVELAYGGVFRVSGFPQEHMLPLLFIECPRLLFPFARQIVADATRNGGFPPLMIDPIDFAQMFAQRMAEEKVRAQVANSNTTTN
- a CDS encoding FxsA family protein — translated: MRSVIIPLVILGLPIAEITGFVVVGRELGLAMTLLLVLLSGVAGVLLLRIQGLGTLRRVQEAARAGKDPGPDLLGGALIFIAAILLIVPGFITDIAGLVLFLPPVRRAIASFLQTRLTILTTGSGFYYGGGGNDRPPHRPTIIDLDTDEFSRKDEDGDGSPPPSNRISR
- the mltA gene encoding murein transglycosylase A, producing the protein MAFDLEPVAFSELPGWQQDDPTPVIDALRRCQHQVTAVKPYRTGSLGVSVADLLPVFEAAGAVFSSAPEARKFFEGHFVPFRIRPADRRPGFVTAFYEPEVEVRAIADEAFRFPFYRRPADLVDIDDTNRPEGMDPYFAFGRLRDGRIEEYPDRRTIEEGLLLGQGLEIAYARSKVDVFFVHVQGAARLVYPDGSRRRITYAAKTGHRFSAIGKLLIERGEIDAATVSMTSIRGWLVAHPEEVDEVLWHNRSFIFFREAPVGDEKLGPVAAAKVPLEPGRSLAVDRLIHTFGVPFYIASETLTHLDGGRPFGRLMLALDTGSAIVGPARGDIFTGSGEMAGALAGSVRNDADFYILVPRAAAARYRHG